From the Oncorhynchus nerka isolate Pitt River linkage group LG20, Oner_Uvic_2.0, whole genome shotgun sequence genome, one window contains:
- the LOC135563088 gene encoding uncharacterized protein LOC135563088 has protein sequence MVNTITSTNSSSSATNTTTSSTSTTTITTTSTSTTTTSSTSTTTTTTSTTTSTSTTSTYSTTSTTITSTNSSSSATNTTTSSTSTTTITTTSTSTSTTTTSSTSTTTTTTSTTSTYSTTSTTITFTNSSSSATNTTTSSTSTTTITTTSTSTTTTTTTTSTSTTTTTTTTTTTTSTSTTTITTSSTSTTTTTTTSTSTS, from the coding sequence ATGGTGAACACCATCACCTCCACCAACTCCTCTTCCTCCgctaccaacaccaccacctcctccacctccaccaccactatcaccaccacctccacctccaccaccaccacctcctccacctccaccaccaccaccaccacctccaccactacctccacctccaccacctccacctactctaccacctctaccaccatcaCCTCCACCAACTCCTCTTCCTCCgctaccaacaccaccacctcctccacctccaccaccaccatcaccaccacctccacctccacctccaccaccaccacctcctccacctccaccaccaccaccaccacctccaccacctccacctactctaccacctctaccaccatcaCCTTCACCAACTCCTCTTCCTCCgctaccaacaccaccacctcctccacctccaccaccaccatcaccaccacctccacctccaccaccaccaccaccaccaccacctccacctccaccaccaccaccaccaccaccaccaccaccaccacctccacctccaccaccaccatcaccacctcctccacctccaccaccaccaccaccaccacctccacctccacctcc